One Brassica napus cultivar Da-Ae chromosome C4, Da-Ae, whole genome shotgun sequence genomic region harbors:
- the LOC106393780 gene encoding uncharacterized protein LOC106393780, whose protein sequence is MATVKRSKINAVNSWSSQILGKFGRSDKVMLAERKCSCKYFDNIKIPCGHAMLAADVVGVPHDTLCGHWYKTTVWRETYAGVISPHSDARDVDIPEEVSSQVMYPPNTKRQPGRRRKTRIPSTGEIKAPKKTVSKNICGRCREEGHNRTNCTVPI, encoded by the exons ATGGCAACTGTGAAGAGAAGCAAGATAAATGCAGTGAATAGCTGGAGCAGCCAAATTTTGGGAAAGTTTGGTAGATCAGACAAAGTGATGCTAGCAGAGAGGAAGTGTAGTTGTAAGTATTTTGATAATATCAAAATTCCTTGTGGCCATGCTATGCTTGCAGCTGACGTGGTCGGTGTGCCTCACGACACATTGTGTGGGCACTGGTACAAAACGACTGTGTGGAGGGAGACGTACGCAGGCGTTATCAGCCCCCACAGTGATGCTAGGGATGTTGATATACCTGAAGAAGTCAGCAGTCAGGTTATGTACCCTCCTAATACGAAGAGACAACCAGGGAGACGTCGCAAGACACGCATACCATCGACCGGGGAGATAAAG GCGCCTAAGAAGACTGTTAGTAAGAACATATGTGGTAGGTGCAGGGAGGAAGGACACAACAGGACTAACTGCACTGTTCCTATATAA
- the LOC106390835 gene encoding putative ubiquitin-like-specific protease 1B isoform X1: MAYAATKRKRGQDRFSDKPASSSDSTIPPRLSRHKVREFHARCRGFLRFRSLVRRNKTTKPTSVCVGIGHEEASNLFGYKFDSSKPVHEVIDLVDEDSSIEQAAQVVEDDKVEKEYSSPCRARNDEKGSYLRVVPLIRRSPRLKKKRAEVSRELFLPLKEEEDAQVKSAFSVRNRMKVLVLHKNSGIEIRGETLQCLKPCAWLNDDVVINLYLELLKERETRDPQKYFKCHFFNTFFYVKLTRPSYNYKAVRRWTRHKRLGYNLIDCDIIFVPIHGVVHWTLAVINKRECKFMYLDSLNGSDPTILTAVAKYFVDEVKDKNGKTIDISSWGMEYVKDLPLQQNGYDCGLFMLKYIDFYSRGLGLKFSQTNMPYFRVRTAKEILRLQAD; this comes from the exons ATGGCCTATGCAGCGACCAAACGAAAGCGCGGTCAAGACAGATTCTCGGACAAGCCAGCTTCGTCTTCCGATTCTACAATACCCCCCAGACTTTCTAGACATAAAGTCCGAGAATTTCACGCCCGTTGCAGAGGATTTCTTAGGTTCAGATCACTGGTTCGTCGTAACAAGACGACAAAACCTACAAGTGTTTGCGTAGGGATAGGTCATGAAGAAGCAAGCAATTTATTTGGTTACAAGTTTGATTCAAGCAAACCCGTACATGAAGTGATTGATTTGGTTGATGAAGATTCAAGCATTGAACAAGCTGCGCAGGTGGTTGAAGACGATAAGGTTGAGAAGGAATATTCTTCTCCTTGCCGTGCTCGTAATGACGAAAAGGGTAGCTATCTGAGAGTAGTACCATTGATACGTCGATCTCCCCGTTTGAAGAAAAAGCGCGCTGAG GTATCTCGTGAACTCTTTCTACCGctcaaagaagaggaagatgctCAAGTCAAAAGTGCCTTCTCTGTGAGAAATAG GATGAAGGTCTTGGTTTTGCATAAAAATTCCGGCATTGAAATTCGCGGAGAGACTTTGCAATGCCTCAAACCGTGTGCTTGGCTGAACGACGATGTG GTCATTAATCTCTATCTCGAATTGCTGAAAGAAAGAGAAACTAGAGATCCTCAAAAGTACTTCAAGTGTCATTTCTTCAATACGTTTTTTTACGTCAAG CTAACAAGACCCAGTTACAATTACAAAGCTGTCAGGAGATGGACCAGACATAAAAGGCTCGGATATAATCTTATCGACTGTGACATA ATATTTGTTCCTATCCATGGTGTTGTACATTGGACCCTTGCAGTAATTAACAAAAGGGAATGCAAATTCATGTATCTTGATTCGCTTAATGGATCTGATCCTACAATTTTGACGGCCGTG GCTAAGTACTTTGTGGATGAAGTGAAGGACAAAAATGGGAAAACTATTGACATTAGTTCATGGGGCATGGAATACGTTAAAGACCTTCCGCTACAACAGAACGG GTACGACTGTGGGTTGTTTATGCTTAAATACATAGATTTTTACAGTAGAGGACTGGGGCTGAAGTTTAGCCag ACGAACATGCCATACTTCAGGGTAAGAACAGCTAAGGAGATACTGAGACTGCAAGCCGATTAG
- the LOC106390835 gene encoding putative ubiquitin-like-specific protease 1B isoform X4, producing the protein MAYAATKRKRGQDRFSDKPASSSDSTIPPRLSRHKVREFHARCRGFLRFRSLVRRNKTTKPTSVCVGIGHEEASNLFGYKFDSSKPVHEVIDLVDEDSSIEQAAQVVEDDKVEKEYSSPCRARNDEKGSYLRVVPLIRRSPRLKKKRAEVSRELFLPLKEEEDAQVKSAFSVRNRMKVLVLHKNSGIEIRGETLQCLKPCAWLNDDVINLYLELLKERETRDPQKYFKCHFFNTFFYVKLTRPSYNYKAVRRWTRHKRLGYNLIDCDIIFVPIHGVVHWTLAVINKRECKFMYLDSLNGSDPTILTAVAKYFVDEVKDKNGKTIDISSWGMEYVKDLPLQQNGYRSDANPLLPIVQTNMPYFRVRTAKEILRLQAD; encoded by the exons ATGGCCTATGCAGCGACCAAACGAAAGCGCGGTCAAGACAGATTCTCGGACAAGCCAGCTTCGTCTTCCGATTCTACAATACCCCCCAGACTTTCTAGACATAAAGTCCGAGAATTTCACGCCCGTTGCAGAGGATTTCTTAGGTTCAGATCACTGGTTCGTCGTAACAAGACGACAAAACCTACAAGTGTTTGCGTAGGGATAGGTCATGAAGAAGCAAGCAATTTATTTGGTTACAAGTTTGATTCAAGCAAACCCGTACATGAAGTGATTGATTTGGTTGATGAAGATTCAAGCATTGAACAAGCTGCGCAGGTGGTTGAAGACGATAAGGTTGAGAAGGAATATTCTTCTCCTTGCCGTGCTCGTAATGACGAAAAGGGTAGCTATCTGAGAGTAGTACCATTGATACGTCGATCTCCCCGTTTGAAGAAAAAGCGCGCTGAG GTATCTCGTGAACTCTTTCTACCGctcaaagaagaggaagatgctCAAGTCAAAAGTGCCTTCTCTGTGAGAAATAG GATGAAGGTCTTGGTTTTGCATAAAAATTCCGGCATTGAAATTCGCGGAGAGACTTTGCAATGCCTCAAACCGTGTGCTTGGCTGAACGACGAT GTCATTAATCTCTATCTCGAATTGCTGAAAGAAAGAGAAACTAGAGATCCTCAAAAGTACTTCAAGTGTCATTTCTTCAATACGTTTTTTTACGTCAAG CTAACAAGACCCAGTTACAATTACAAAGCTGTCAGGAGATGGACCAGACATAAAAGGCTCGGATATAATCTTATCGACTGTGACATA ATATTTGTTCCTATCCATGGTGTTGTACATTGGACCCTTGCAGTAATTAACAAAAGGGAATGCAAATTCATGTATCTTGATTCGCTTAATGGATCTGATCCTACAATTTTGACGGCCGTG GCTAAGTACTTTGTGGATGAAGTGAAGGACAAAAATGGGAAAACTATTGACATTAGTTCATGGGGCATGGAATACGTTAAAGACCTTCCGCTACAACAGAACGG TTATAGATCTGATGCTAATCCTCTCTTGCCAATTGTCCAG ACGAACATGCCATACTTCAGGGTAAGAACAGCTAAGGAGATACTGAGACTGCAAGCCGATTAG
- the LOC106390835 gene encoding putative ubiquitin-like-specific protease 1B isoform X2, with the protein MAYAATKRKRGQDRFSDKPASSSDSTIPPRLSRHKVREFHARCRGFLRFRSLVRRNKTTKPTSVCVGIGHEEASNLFGYKFDSSKPVHEVIDLVDEDSSIEQAAQVVEDDKVEKEYSSPCRARNDEKGSYLRVVPLIRRSPRLKKKRAEVSRELFLPLKEEEDAQVKSAFSVRNRMKVLVLHKNSGIEIRGETLQCLKPCAWLNDDVINLYLELLKERETRDPQKYFKCHFFNTFFYVKLTRPSYNYKAVRRWTRHKRLGYNLIDCDIIFVPIHGVVHWTLAVINKRECKFMYLDSLNGSDPTILTAVAKYFVDEVKDKNGKTIDISSWGMEYVKDLPLQQNGYDCGLFMLKYIDFYSRGLGLKFSQTNMPYFRVRTAKEILRLQAD; encoded by the exons ATGGCCTATGCAGCGACCAAACGAAAGCGCGGTCAAGACAGATTCTCGGACAAGCCAGCTTCGTCTTCCGATTCTACAATACCCCCCAGACTTTCTAGACATAAAGTCCGAGAATTTCACGCCCGTTGCAGAGGATTTCTTAGGTTCAGATCACTGGTTCGTCGTAACAAGACGACAAAACCTACAAGTGTTTGCGTAGGGATAGGTCATGAAGAAGCAAGCAATTTATTTGGTTACAAGTTTGATTCAAGCAAACCCGTACATGAAGTGATTGATTTGGTTGATGAAGATTCAAGCATTGAACAAGCTGCGCAGGTGGTTGAAGACGATAAGGTTGAGAAGGAATATTCTTCTCCTTGCCGTGCTCGTAATGACGAAAAGGGTAGCTATCTGAGAGTAGTACCATTGATACGTCGATCTCCCCGTTTGAAGAAAAAGCGCGCTGAG GTATCTCGTGAACTCTTTCTACCGctcaaagaagaggaagatgctCAAGTCAAAAGTGCCTTCTCTGTGAGAAATAG GATGAAGGTCTTGGTTTTGCATAAAAATTCCGGCATTGAAATTCGCGGAGAGACTTTGCAATGCCTCAAACCGTGTGCTTGGCTGAACGACGAT GTCATTAATCTCTATCTCGAATTGCTGAAAGAAAGAGAAACTAGAGATCCTCAAAAGTACTTCAAGTGTCATTTCTTCAATACGTTTTTTTACGTCAAG CTAACAAGACCCAGTTACAATTACAAAGCTGTCAGGAGATGGACCAGACATAAAAGGCTCGGATATAATCTTATCGACTGTGACATA ATATTTGTTCCTATCCATGGTGTTGTACATTGGACCCTTGCAGTAATTAACAAAAGGGAATGCAAATTCATGTATCTTGATTCGCTTAATGGATCTGATCCTACAATTTTGACGGCCGTG GCTAAGTACTTTGTGGATGAAGTGAAGGACAAAAATGGGAAAACTATTGACATTAGTTCATGGGGCATGGAATACGTTAAAGACCTTCCGCTACAACAGAACGG GTACGACTGTGGGTTGTTTATGCTTAAATACATAGATTTTTACAGTAGAGGACTGGGGCTGAAGTTTAGCCag ACGAACATGCCATACTTCAGGGTAAGAACAGCTAAGGAGATACTGAGACTGCAAGCCGATTAG
- the LOC106390835 gene encoding putative ubiquitin-like-specific protease 1B isoform X3: MAYAATKRKRGQDRFSDKPASSSDSTIPPRLSRHKVREFHARCRGFLRFRSLVRRNKTTKPTSVCVGIGHEEASNLFGYKFDSSKPVHEVIDLVDEDSSIEQAAQVVEDDKVEKEYSSPCRARNDEKGSYLRVVPLIRRSPRLKKKRAEVSRELFLPLKEEEDAQVKSAFSVRNRMKVLVLHKNSGIEIRGETLQCLKPCAWLNDDVVINLYLELLKERETRDPQKYFKCHFFNTFFYVKLTRPSYNYKAVRRWTRHKRLGYNLIDCDIIFVPIHGVVHWTLAVINKRECKFMYLDSLNGSDPTILTAVAKYFVDEVKDKNGKTIDISSWGMEYVKDLPLQQNGYRSDANPLLPIVQTNMPYFRVRTAKEILRLQAD; this comes from the exons ATGGCCTATGCAGCGACCAAACGAAAGCGCGGTCAAGACAGATTCTCGGACAAGCCAGCTTCGTCTTCCGATTCTACAATACCCCCCAGACTTTCTAGACATAAAGTCCGAGAATTTCACGCCCGTTGCAGAGGATTTCTTAGGTTCAGATCACTGGTTCGTCGTAACAAGACGACAAAACCTACAAGTGTTTGCGTAGGGATAGGTCATGAAGAAGCAAGCAATTTATTTGGTTACAAGTTTGATTCAAGCAAACCCGTACATGAAGTGATTGATTTGGTTGATGAAGATTCAAGCATTGAACAAGCTGCGCAGGTGGTTGAAGACGATAAGGTTGAGAAGGAATATTCTTCTCCTTGCCGTGCTCGTAATGACGAAAAGGGTAGCTATCTGAGAGTAGTACCATTGATACGTCGATCTCCCCGTTTGAAGAAAAAGCGCGCTGAG GTATCTCGTGAACTCTTTCTACCGctcaaagaagaggaagatgctCAAGTCAAAAGTGCCTTCTCTGTGAGAAATAG GATGAAGGTCTTGGTTTTGCATAAAAATTCCGGCATTGAAATTCGCGGAGAGACTTTGCAATGCCTCAAACCGTGTGCTTGGCTGAACGACGATGTG GTCATTAATCTCTATCTCGAATTGCTGAAAGAAAGAGAAACTAGAGATCCTCAAAAGTACTTCAAGTGTCATTTCTTCAATACGTTTTTTTACGTCAAG CTAACAAGACCCAGTTACAATTACAAAGCTGTCAGGAGATGGACCAGACATAAAAGGCTCGGATATAATCTTATCGACTGTGACATA ATATTTGTTCCTATCCATGGTGTTGTACATTGGACCCTTGCAGTAATTAACAAAAGGGAATGCAAATTCATGTATCTTGATTCGCTTAATGGATCTGATCCTACAATTTTGACGGCCGTG GCTAAGTACTTTGTGGATGAAGTGAAGGACAAAAATGGGAAAACTATTGACATTAGTTCATGGGGCATGGAATACGTTAAAGACCTTCCGCTACAACAGAACGG TTATAGATCTGATGCTAATCCTCTCTTGCCAATTGTCCAG ACGAACATGCCATACTTCAGGGTAAGAACAGCTAAGGAGATACTGAGACTGCAAGCCGATTAG
- the LOC106390835 gene encoding putative ubiquitin-like-specific protease 1B isoform X5 — translation MAYAATKRKRGQDRFSDKPASSSDSTIPPRLSRHKVREFHARCRGFLRFRSLVRRNKTTKPTSVCVGIGHEEASNLFGYKFDSSKPVHEVIDLVDEDSSIEQAAQVVEDDKVEKEYSSPCRARNDEKGSYLRVVPLIRRSPRLKKKRAEVSRELFLPLKEEEDAQVKSAFSVRNRMKVLVLHKNSGIEIRGETLQCLKPCAWLNDDVVINLYLELLKERETRDPQKYFKCHFFNTFFYVKLTRPSYNYKAVRRWTRHKRLGYNLIDCDIIFVPIHGVVHWTLAVINKRECKFMYLDSLNGSDPTILTAVAKYFVDEVKDKNGKTIDISSWGMEYVKDLPLQQNGYRSDANPLLPIVQVRLWVVYA, via the exons ATGGCCTATGCAGCGACCAAACGAAAGCGCGGTCAAGACAGATTCTCGGACAAGCCAGCTTCGTCTTCCGATTCTACAATACCCCCCAGACTTTCTAGACATAAAGTCCGAGAATTTCACGCCCGTTGCAGAGGATTTCTTAGGTTCAGATCACTGGTTCGTCGTAACAAGACGACAAAACCTACAAGTGTTTGCGTAGGGATAGGTCATGAAGAAGCAAGCAATTTATTTGGTTACAAGTTTGATTCAAGCAAACCCGTACATGAAGTGATTGATTTGGTTGATGAAGATTCAAGCATTGAACAAGCTGCGCAGGTGGTTGAAGACGATAAGGTTGAGAAGGAATATTCTTCTCCTTGCCGTGCTCGTAATGACGAAAAGGGTAGCTATCTGAGAGTAGTACCATTGATACGTCGATCTCCCCGTTTGAAGAAAAAGCGCGCTGAG GTATCTCGTGAACTCTTTCTACCGctcaaagaagaggaagatgctCAAGTCAAAAGTGCCTTCTCTGTGAGAAATAG GATGAAGGTCTTGGTTTTGCATAAAAATTCCGGCATTGAAATTCGCGGAGAGACTTTGCAATGCCTCAAACCGTGTGCTTGGCTGAACGACGATGTG GTCATTAATCTCTATCTCGAATTGCTGAAAGAAAGAGAAACTAGAGATCCTCAAAAGTACTTCAAGTGTCATTTCTTCAATACGTTTTTTTACGTCAAG CTAACAAGACCCAGTTACAATTACAAAGCTGTCAGGAGATGGACCAGACATAAAAGGCTCGGATATAATCTTATCGACTGTGACATA ATATTTGTTCCTATCCATGGTGTTGTACATTGGACCCTTGCAGTAATTAACAAAAGGGAATGCAAATTCATGTATCTTGATTCGCTTAATGGATCTGATCCTACAATTTTGACGGCCGTG GCTAAGTACTTTGTGGATGAAGTGAAGGACAAAAATGGGAAAACTATTGACATTAGTTCATGGGGCATGGAATACGTTAAAGACCTTCCGCTACAACAGAACGG TTATAGATCTGATGCTAATCCTCTCTTGCCAATTGTCCAGGTACGACTGTGGGTTGTTTATGCTTAA